One Streptomyces sp. P9-A2 DNA window includes the following coding sequences:
- a CDS encoding DUF503 domain-containing protein, which yields MYVGTLSFDLLLGDVRSLKEKRSVVRPIVAELQRKYAVNAAEVEHMDLHRRAVIGLAVVSGDTAHLTDVLDRCERLVAGRPEVELLSVRRRFHGEDD from the coding sequence ATGTATGTGGGGACGCTGTCCTTCGACCTCCTCCTCGGCGACGTCAGGTCGCTGAAGGAGAAGCGCTCCGTCGTCCGCCCGATCGTCGCCGAGCTCCAGCGGAAGTACGCGGTGAACGCGGCCGAGGTGGAGCACATGGATCTTCATCGCAGGGCCGTCATCGGCCTGGCGGTGGTGTCCGGCGACACGGCGCACCTGACCGACGTACTGGACCGGTGCGAGCGGCTGGTCGCCGGGCGCCCCGAGGTGGAGCTGCTGTCCGTCAGGCGGCGCTTCCACGGCGAGGACGACTGA
- the rbfA gene encoding 30S ribosome-binding factor RbfA, translating into MADNARAKRLADLIREVVAQKLQRGIKDPRLGTHVTITDTRVTGDLREATVFYTVYGDDEERKAAAAGLESAKGILRSEVGRAAGVKFTPTLAFVMDALPDTARNIEDLLDRARQSDAKVRDASAGATYAGGADPYRKPEDAEDLEALEDAGTDDTAE; encoded by the coding sequence GTGGCCGACAACGCGCGGGCGAAAAGGCTGGCGGACCTCATCCGAGAGGTGGTGGCCCAGAAGCTGCAGCGCGGGATCAAGGACCCGCGGCTCGGCACGCACGTCACCATCACGGACACCCGGGTCACGGGTGACCTGCGGGAGGCGACCGTCTTCTACACGGTGTACGGGGACGACGAGGAGCGGAAGGCCGCCGCGGCGGGCCTGGAGAGCGCCAAGGGCATCCTGCGCTCCGAAGTGGGCCGGGCGGCGGGCGTGAAGTTCACGCCGACCCTGGCGTTCGTCATGGACGCGCTCCCGGACACCGCGCGCAACATCGAGGACCTCCTCGACAGGGCGCGCCAGTCCGACGCCAAGGTGCGGGACGCGTCCGCGGGCGCCACGTACGCGGGCGGGGCCGACCCGTACCGCAAGCCCGAGGACGCAGAGGACCTCGAAGCCCTCGAAGACGCCGGGACGGACGACACCGCCGAATGA
- the truB gene encoding tRNA pseudouridine(55) synthase TruB: MTQKHTTPDGLVIVDKPSGFTSHDVVAKMRGIARTRRVGHAGTLDPMATGVLVLGIERATKLLGHLALTEKEYLGTIRLGQDTLTDDAEGEITSSTDASGVTREAVDAGVAKLTGAIMQVPSKVSAIKIDGVRSYKRAREGEEFEIPARPVTVSSFTVYDVRPAVAENGTPVLDLVVSVVCSSGTYIRALARDLGADLGVGGHLTVLRRTRVGPYKLDAARTLDRLQQELTVLPIAEAAAAAFPRWDVDARRARLLTNGVRLEMPEEYEGTGPVAVFDPEGTCLALVEAHRGKAKSLAVFG, encoded by the coding sequence ATGACCCAGAAGCACACCACGCCCGACGGCCTTGTCATCGTCGACAAGCCGTCGGGCTTCACTTCGCACGACGTGGTCGCCAAGATGCGCGGCATCGCCCGGACCCGCCGCGTCGGCCACGCGGGCACTCTCGACCCGATGGCGACGGGCGTCCTCGTCCTCGGCATCGAGCGGGCCACCAAACTCCTCGGCCACCTCGCGCTGACCGAGAAGGAGTACCTGGGCACCATCCGGCTCGGGCAGGACACTCTCACGGACGACGCCGAGGGCGAGATCACCTCGTCGACGGACGCCTCCGGGGTCACCCGCGAGGCCGTCGACGCCGGGGTGGCCAAGCTGACCGGTGCCATCATGCAGGTGCCGTCCAAGGTCAGCGCCATCAAGATCGACGGAGTGCGCTCCTACAAGCGGGCCCGCGAGGGCGAGGAGTTCGAGATTCCGGCCCGGCCGGTCACCGTCTCCTCGTTCACCGTGTACGACGTCCGCCCGGCCGTCGCCGAGAACGGCACCCCGGTGCTCGACCTGGTCGTCTCCGTCGTCTGCTCCTCCGGTACGTACATCCGTGCCCTCGCCCGCGACCTGGGCGCCGACCTGGGCGTCGGCGGTCACCTCACGGTGCTGCGCAGGACCCGCGTCGGCCCGTACAAGCTGGACGCGGCCCGCACCCTCGACCGGCTCCAGCAGGAACTGACCGTGCTGCCGATCGCGGAGGCCGCCGCGGCGGCCTTCCCCCGCTGGGACGTCGACGCCCGGCGCGCCCGGCTGCTCACCAACGGCGTGCGCCTGGAGATGCCCGAGGAGTACGAGGGCACCGGTCCGGTGGCCGTCTTCGACCCCGAGGGCACCTGCCTCGCCCTCGTCGAGGCGCACCGGGGCAAGGCCAAGAGCCTGGCGGTCTTCGGCTGA
- a CDS encoding serine protease, with the protein MTSRDPSRHERDTLHAPAGRSPGEAPRARREPLPTDVLVRVQDLDGRPRGLAFPADHHGTLITSHEAVDALPGLVLHAPGDRHRVVGADAVTPLPELGLALVHAEGLGAEPLPVTARDRFDSGAYVRIAAGCWREARVLGATTVTYTTTERCHTLDDALELAIGTTGRDALRTGGGAAGGPVLDAATGAVLGVLGTALRADGRDGGFAVPLRSAPGPLAALLAENAATVPAYGTDLNLAGVLELTATSVGQDGPSGALAPGDVVPVERAAVTAEFTAFERGPAAVLGLVGPPGSGRTTELAALAARRHRAGNPTLWLRGADLREDDLSVADAARRALDRAARIIAASRTRAPAGPEGLGDTGPARLADLARSAGRPLLLLLDGPEEMPPVLAGHLARWSDGTARWLRRTGARLVVGCRAEHWESAGALLPAELLHRHRGGHRGGPPGGSPAEGLPACVRLGDLTADEAIEARARYGIPEGSPADTRHPLTLRLLAEVRAALADAPDAPDARTDRHDVLSAHLDLMCLRVAVRLAAESGLRGTAVRRLAARVSGQVHEAARRSLGPGQGELDREAFEAVFPWGPAPAGLGGGTGWAHAVLAEGLLVPAGTGYRFAHEELADWLQGTHLDLDGALRALVHGNPGAHHDPDTTPVPHHRVGSVVQAMLLLARQHGTGPLASRLADLVHALDAGTGSWWAARLLTETLARVPDARPYTGVLRLLADRIVAWRQQRRPVPGELGPAFWTALPLPLETGFELLRGLVHADGPPCEAGPRFLDAASRLFSADPVAVLPHLVRWFEDERPLPATPHATVATAAQALLHTHRHRAPDTLTEALADSPHRRAGQLLGVLAEEDPSVVCRAVGRWARDERPARRAAAVAYGLLAAPHARDETDRTLLRYAALALLVRTGDRALHGGALALLVQDPSSGGRHLARALEHFAAGGPYVPPSGPACALAPRPEAVLDAFRARLARPGAGGTPDAPAEVPVPTKADADTDMPSLPPRIAALVRAAVEWRPDLAGQPAAYADRSPGQEPADRDVLLPLLTGLLDAGPQPLRAALAAALAEPGTPASRPPRREPLDPLLPRDHGPGLPAAVLGAAARHAGDPRHTGDSAGTGDPARELVHHTGLLLVHTPGGAARFDHVLTDLGRHVPGFAAALAHWLADAPQEWADVVGPGARRMIETRAGAGVPV; encoded by the coding sequence ATGACGTCGCGCGACCCGTCCCGTCATGAGCGGGACACGCTCCACGCCCCGGCCGGCCGGAGCCCGGGGGAGGCCCCTCGGGCCCGGCGGGAGCCGTTGCCCACCGATGTCCTCGTCCGTGTCCAGGACCTCGACGGCCGCCCGCGCGGTCTCGCCTTCCCCGCCGACCACCACGGCACGCTGATCACCAGCCACGAGGCCGTCGACGCTCTCCCCGGCCTGGTCCTGCACGCCCCCGGCGACCGCCACCGCGTCGTGGGAGCCGACGCCGTCACCCCGCTGCCCGAGCTGGGCCTCGCCCTCGTGCACGCCGAAGGGCTCGGCGCCGAGCCGCTGCCCGTCACCGCGCGGGACCGCTTCGACAGCGGCGCCTACGTGCGGATCGCCGCCGGGTGCTGGCGCGAGGCGCGCGTACTCGGCGCGACCACCGTGACGTACACCACCACCGAGCGCTGCCACACCCTCGACGACGCGCTGGAGCTCGCCATCGGCACCACCGGCCGTGACGCGCTGCGCACCGGCGGCGGAGCGGCCGGCGGCCCGGTGCTCGACGCCGCCACCGGCGCCGTCCTCGGCGTCCTCGGCACCGCGCTCCGCGCCGATGGCCGCGACGGTGGCTTCGCCGTGCCGCTCCGCTCCGCCCCGGGCCCCCTCGCCGCCCTCCTCGCCGAGAACGCGGCGACGGTCCCGGCGTACGGCACCGACCTCAATCTCGCCGGAGTGCTGGAACTCACCGCCACCTCGGTCGGGCAGGACGGCCCGTCGGGCGCCCTCGCCCCCGGCGACGTCGTTCCGGTGGAACGGGCCGCCGTCACCGCGGAGTTCACCGCGTTCGAGCGCGGCCCGGCCGCGGTCCTCGGCCTCGTCGGACCGCCCGGCAGCGGCCGTACGACGGAACTCGCGGCGCTCGCCGCCCGCCGCCACCGCGCCGGCAACCCCACGTTGTGGCTGCGCGGCGCCGATCTGCGGGAGGACGACCTCTCCGTCGCCGACGCGGCCCGGCGGGCGCTCGACCGGGCCGCCCGCATCATCGCCGCCTCCCGCACCCGGGCCCCGGCCGGACCCGAAGGCCTCGGCGACACCGGCCCGGCCCGCCTCGCCGACCTGGCCCGCAGCGCCGGCCGCCCGCTGCTGCTCCTCCTCGACGGTCCCGAGGAGATGCCGCCCGTCCTGGCCGGCCACCTCGCCCGGTGGAGCGACGGGACGGCACGGTGGCTGCGGCGGACCGGGGCGCGCCTGGTGGTGGGATGCCGCGCGGAGCACTGGGAGAGCGCGGGCGCGCTCCTCCCGGCGGAGCTGCTGCACCGGCACCGGGGCGGGCATCGAGGCGGGCCCCCGGGGGGATCCCCGGCCGAGGGCCTTCCCGCATGCGTGCGTCTCGGCGACCTGACCGCCGACGAGGCCATCGAGGCACGGGCCCGCTACGGCATCCCGGAGGGCTCCCCGGCCGACACCCGGCACCCGCTGACACTCCGGCTGCTCGCGGAGGTCAGGGCCGCTCTCGCCGATGCCCCCGACGCGCCGGACGCCCGCACGGACCGCCACGATGTCCTCTCCGCCCACCTGGACCTGATGTGCCTGCGCGTGGCCGTACGCCTCGCCGCCGAGAGCGGGCTGAGGGGTACCGCCGTACGCCGGCTGGCCGCCAGGGTCTCCGGGCAGGTGCACGAGGCCGCCCGGCGCAGCCTCGGCCCCGGGCAGGGGGAGCTGGACCGGGAGGCGTTCGAGGCGGTGTTCCCGTGGGGGCCCGCACCGGCCGGGCTCGGCGGCGGCACCGGCTGGGCCCACGCCGTACTCGCCGAGGGCCTCCTCGTCCCCGCCGGGACCGGCTACCGCTTCGCCCACGAGGAACTCGCCGACTGGCTCCAGGGCACCCATCTGGACCTGGACGGGGCCCTGCGTGCCCTGGTCCACGGCAACCCCGGCGCCCACCACGACCCCGACACCACCCCCGTGCCGCACCACCGCGTCGGGTCCGTCGTCCAGGCCATGCTCCTGCTCGCCCGGCAGCACGGCACAGGCCCGCTCGCCTCCCGGCTCGCCGACCTGGTGCACGCCCTCGACGCCGGGACCGGCTCCTGGTGGGCCGCCCGGCTGCTCACCGAGACCCTCGCGCGCGTGCCCGACGCGAGGCCCTACACCGGGGTGCTGCGGCTGCTGGCCGACCGGATCGTGGCCTGGCGGCAGCAGCGGCGGCCGGTGCCCGGTGAGCTGGGCCCCGCCTTCTGGACCGCTCTCCCCCTACCTCTGGAGACCGGCTTCGAGCTGCTGCGCGGACTCGTCCACGCCGACGGCCCTCCGTGCGAGGCCGGCCCCCGGTTCCTGGACGCCGCCTCCCGCCTGTTCAGTGCCGACCCCGTCGCCGTGCTTCCGCACCTCGTCCGGTGGTTCGAGGACGAACGACCGCTGCCCGCCACCCCGCACGCGACGGTCGCGACGGCGGCACAGGCACTGCTGCACACCCACCGGCACCGCGCCCCGGACACCCTGACCGAGGCACTCGCCGACAGCCCGCACCGGCGGGCCGGACAGCTGCTCGGCGTGCTGGCCGAGGAAGACCCTTCGGTGGTGTGCCGGGCCGTCGGCCGCTGGGCGCGCGACGAGCGCCCCGCCCGCCGCGCGGCAGCGGTGGCCTACGGGCTGCTGGCCGCACCGCACGCCCGTGACGAGACCGACCGCACCCTGCTGCGGTACGCGGCCCTCGCCCTGCTCGTACGTACCGGCGACCGCGCCCTGCACGGCGGCGCGCTCGCCCTGCTCGTCCAGGACCCGAGCAGCGGGGGCCGCCACCTCGCGCGGGCTCTGGAACACTTCGCGGCCGGCGGCCCGTACGTCCCGCCGAGCGGGCCGGCCTGCGCCCTCGCCCCCCGCCCGGAGGCAGTCCTCGACGCCTTCCGGGCGAGGCTCGCCCGGCCGGGCGCCGGCGGGACACCGGACGCCCCCGCCGAGGTGCCCGTTCCCACCAAGGCGGATGCCGACACCGACATGCCCAGCCTGCCCCCCCGCATCGCCGCGCTGGTGAGGGCGGCGGTGGAGTGGCGACCGGACCTCGCGGGACAGCCGGCCGCGTACGCGGACCGGAGCCCGGGCCAGGAACCGGCCGACCGCGACGTCCTCCTGCCCCTGCTCACCGGCCTGCTGGACGCCGGACCGCAGCCGCTGCGGGCCGCCCTCGCCGCTGCCCTCGCCGAGCCCGGCACCCCCGCCTCGCGCCCCCCGCGCCGCGAACCGCTGGATCCGCTCCTCCCCCGCGACCACGGCCCCGGCCTGCCGGCCGCGGTGCTCGGCGCCGCCGCCCGCCACGCCGGTGACCCCCGCCACACCGGCGACTCCGCGGGGACCGGCGACCCCGCGCGCGAACTCGTCCACCACACCGGGCTGCTCCTCGTCCACACCCCCGGGGGCGCCGCCCGCTTCGACCACGTCCTGACCGACCTGGGGCGGCACGTCCCGGGCTTCGCCGCCGCCCTGGCCCACTGGCTGGCGGACGCGCCCCAGGAGTGGGCGGACGTGGTCGGACCCGGCGCCCGGCGGATGATCGAGACCCGGGCGGGAGCGGGCGTCCCCGTCTGA
- a CDS encoding bifunctional riboflavin kinase/FAD synthetase, which produces MQRWRGMEDIPQDWGRSVVTIGSYDGVHRGHQLIIRHTVDRARELGVPAVVVTFDPHPSEVVRPGSHPPLISPHHRRAELMTELGVDAVLILPFTTEFSKLSPAEFVGKVLVDKLHAKAVVEGPNFRFGHRAAGTVDFLAEQGKIYDFEVEVVDLYVSGEAGGGEPFSSTLTRRLIAEGEVEGAAEILGRPHRVEGVVVGGARRGRELGFPTANVETLPHTAIPADGVYAGWLHAQDEAMPAAISIGTNPQFGGTERTVEAYAIDRVDLDLYGLHVAVDFLSFVRGQAKFDSLEALMEQMAADVRRCKELVAAAERP; this is translated from the coding sequence GTGCAGCGCTGGCGTGGCATGGAGGACATCCCCCAGGACTGGGGGCGCAGCGTCGTCACCATCGGTTCCTACGACGGAGTCCACCGAGGGCACCAGCTGATCATCAGGCACACCGTGGACCGGGCCCGGGAACTGGGCGTCCCCGCGGTCGTCGTCACCTTCGACCCGCACCCCAGCGAGGTCGTCCGCCCCGGCAGCCACCCGCCGCTGATCTCCCCGCATCACCGCCGCGCGGAACTCATGACCGAGCTCGGTGTGGACGCGGTCCTGATCCTCCCCTTCACCACGGAGTTCTCGAAGCTGTCGCCGGCCGAGTTCGTGGGCAAGGTCCTGGTCGACAAACTGCACGCCAAGGCGGTCGTCGAGGGCCCCAACTTCCGCTTCGGCCACCGGGCCGCGGGCACCGTGGACTTCCTCGCGGAACAGGGCAAGATCTACGACTTCGAGGTCGAGGTCGTCGATCTGTACGTGAGCGGTGAGGCCGGCGGCGGCGAACCGTTCTCCTCCACACTCACCCGCCGCCTGATCGCCGAGGGCGAGGTCGAGGGCGCCGCCGAGATCCTGGGCCGCCCGCACCGGGTGGAGGGCGTGGTCGTCGGCGGCGCCCGGCGCGGGCGCGAACTGGGCTTCCCCACCGCCAACGTCGAGACGCTCCCGCACACCGCCATCCCCGCCGACGGCGTCTACGCGGGCTGGCTGCACGCCCAGGACGAGGCCATGCCGGCCGCGATCTCCATCGGTACCAACCCCCAGTTCGGCGGCACCGAACGCACGGTCGAGGCATACGCCATCGACCGCGTCGACCTGGACCTCTACGGCCTGCACGTCGCCGTCGACTTCCTCAGCTTCGTCCGCGGCCAGGCGAAGTTCGACTCGCTCGAGGCGCTGATGGAGCAGATGGCCGCGGACGTCAGACGCTGCAAGGAACTGGTGGCAGCGGCCGAACGGCCGTAG
- a CDS encoding ABC transporter ATP-binding protein, translating to MTVSPAAAPGPSEPSRSPTGSPLLSARGVRVIFPGRHGAGPARAVDGVDLGIRPGEIVALVGESGCGKTTLARALLGLVEPTAGHISFDGRPLDYSGRSLKAYRKRVQLVLQDPSGSLNPRHTVYDAVAEGLRIHGYGGDERATVAEALSRAGLRPPERFFLRCPHELSGGQRQRVVIAGALVLEPELLVADEPVASLDASARGEILALLLRLRAELGLSALVVTHDLGLAWNIADRVAVMYLGRIVETGTVEQVLTTPRHPYTQALLSVLPEAPGDPVVLSGEPPDPTRVPGGCRFHARCRILLDGEADQAGVADACRTRDLEILDGGGGSGGEGAAGRVACHWAHAREARDPSGPSAPPLRA from the coding sequence ATGACGGTCTCCCCCGCTGCCGCCCCCGGCCCCTCGGAACCCTCCCGCTCCCCCACCGGCTCCCCGCTGCTGAGCGCCCGGGGAGTACGGGTCATTTTCCCTGGCCGGCACGGTGCCGGTCCCGCCCGCGCGGTGGACGGTGTCGACCTCGGCATCCGGCCCGGTGAGATCGTCGCCCTGGTGGGCGAGTCGGGCTGCGGCAAGACGACCCTGGCCCGCGCCCTGTTGGGCCTGGTCGAGCCGACCGCGGGGCACATCTCCTTCGACGGGCGGCCGCTCGACTACTCCGGCCGTTCCCTCAAGGCGTACCGCAAACGGGTCCAGCTGGTCCTCCAGGATCCGAGCGGCTCGCTCAACCCCCGGCACACGGTGTACGACGCGGTGGCCGAGGGGCTGCGCATCCACGGGTACGGCGGTGACGAGCGTGCGACGGTCGCGGAGGCCCTGTCACGGGCCGGGCTGCGGCCGCCGGAGCGCTTCTTCCTGCGCTGTCCGCACGAGCTGTCCGGCGGTCAGCGCCAGCGGGTGGTGATCGCGGGCGCGCTGGTCCTGGAGCCCGAGCTCCTCGTCGCGGACGAGCCGGTGGCCTCCCTGGACGCCTCCGCACGCGGCGAGATCCTGGCCCTGCTGCTCCGGCTCCGTGCCGAGCTGGGCCTGTCCGCGCTGGTGGTCACGCACGACCTCGGGCTGGCCTGGAACATCGCCGACCGGGTCGCGGTGATGTACCTCGGCCGGATCGTGGAGACCGGGACGGTGGAACAGGTGCTGACCACACCCCGGCACCCGTACACGCAGGCCCTGTTGTCGGTGCTTCCGGAAGCGCCGGGCGACCCGGTGGTCCTGAGCGGTGAGCCCCCGGATCCGACCCGTGTTCCAGGAGGCTGCCGCTTCCACGCACGCTGCCGGATCCTGCTCGACGGGGAGGCGGACCAGGCGGGCGTCGCGGACGCGTGCCGGACCCGGGACCTGGAGATCCTCGACGGCGGAGGTGGGAGCGGAGGCGAGGGCGCGGCCGGCCGGGTGGCCTGCCACTGGGCCCACGCGCGTGAGGCCCGGGACCCGTCCGGGCCCTCCGCCCCGCCGCTGCGCGCGTGA
- a CDS encoding ABC transporter ATP-binding protein, translating into MSLLDVRDLTVTYAGGAAAVRGVDLSLEAGQKLGIAGESGCGKSTLALALLRLLPSGTRTGGEVLLDGEDVLAMKWGRLRAVRWAGASIVFQGAMHSLNPVHRIGDQIAEPLLLHRKATPSGARKKAGELLEQVGLPAARAADHPHELSGGQRQRVMIAMALACDPMLIVADEPTTALDVMIQAQILRLIQQSVAGRDVGLIMISHDLAVLADTCDRLAVMYAGRVVEEGPARQVYGDARHPYARALSAAFPRIGDPASRFAPRGLAGDPPDPSALPAGCAFHPRCPVALESCAVDDQPLRAAGPRRRAACVRVAQDAAEEPGGLAPLEEVRRITP; encoded by the coding sequence TTGAGCCTGCTCGACGTCAGGGACCTGACGGTGACGTACGCGGGCGGGGCCGCCGCGGTGCGCGGGGTGGACCTGAGTCTGGAGGCCGGGCAGAAACTGGGCATCGCCGGGGAGTCGGGCTGCGGCAAGTCGACGCTCGCGCTGGCCCTGCTGCGGCTGCTGCCGTCCGGAACGCGGACCGGCGGGGAGGTCCTGCTGGACGGCGAGGATGTGCTGGCCATGAAGTGGGGCCGGCTGCGGGCCGTCCGCTGGGCCGGGGCCTCGATCGTGTTCCAGGGTGCGATGCACTCGCTCAACCCCGTGCACCGCATCGGCGACCAGATCGCCGAGCCGCTGCTGCTGCACCGGAAGGCGACCCCGTCGGGGGCCCGGAAGAAGGCCGGCGAGCTGCTGGAGCAGGTCGGCCTGCCGGCCGCTCGGGCGGCCGACCACCCGCACGAGCTGTCCGGCGGTCAGCGTCAGCGCGTCATGATCGCGATGGCGCTGGCCTGCGATCCGATGCTGATCGTCGCGGACGAGCCGACCACCGCGCTCGATGTGATGATCCAGGCGCAGATCCTGCGGCTCATCCAGCAGTCGGTGGCCGGCCGGGACGTGGGCCTGATCATGATCAGCCACGATCTGGCGGTCCTCGCCGACACCTGTGACCGGCTCGCGGTGATGTACGCGGGCCGGGTGGTGGAGGAGGGCCCGGCCCGGCAGGTGTACGGGGACGCCCGGCACCCGTACGCCCGTGCTCTGTCGGCGGCGTTCCCCCGCATCGGCGACCCGGCGTCGCGCTTCGCGCCGCGCGGCCTGGCGGGCGACCCGCCGGACCCGTCGGCGCTGCCGGCCGGGTGCGCGTTCCATCCGCGCTGTCCGGTGGCCCTGGAGTCCTGCGCGGTGGACGACCAGCCGCTGCGGGCGGCGGGGCCGAGACGACGGGCGGCGTGCGTACGGGTCGCGCAGGACGCGGCCGAGGAGCCAGGAGGCCTGGCTCCCCTGGAGGAAGTGAGGCGCATCACCCCATGA
- a CDS encoding ABC transporter permease gives MTTDEGTTTGTPAAPPATAPTAPGGAGGAGGPRTLAWRRRRASTARFWRQYRTHRSGVVGLAVLLLFALAAVTAPLLVGSDVDNVTDAPGSPLEHPSTEFPFGTDRFGRDLLGLVIWGTRVSLLVGLLAAVLSVAIGALIGVTAGHFRGWYATVVMRVTDWFLVMPTLVLAIALTTVMSRSLVTIVVAIGVTTWPTTARLVRAQTLAVETRPYIERARALGGGHRHVMSRHVLPHVMPLVLAQTTLIISAAILAEATLAFLGLGDPTVVSWGGLLQDAREAGAISAGHWWYLVPPGIAIAVVALAFTLCGRAVESVLNPRLGVSR, from the coding sequence ATGACGACGGACGAGGGCACGACGACCGGGACCCCGGCGGCTCCGCCGGCGACCGCACCGACCGCCCCGGGAGGCGCGGGAGGCGCGGGAGGTCCGCGCACGCTCGCGTGGCGGCGGCGCAGGGCCTCGACGGCACGGTTCTGGCGGCAGTACCGCACCCATCGGTCCGGCGTCGTGGGCCTGGCCGTGCTCCTGCTGTTCGCGCTGGCGGCCGTGACCGCTCCGCTGCTGGTCGGCTCCGACGTGGACAACGTGACGGATGCGCCGGGCAGTCCGCTGGAGCACCCGAGCACCGAATTCCCCTTCGGCACCGACCGGTTCGGACGGGATCTGCTCGGTCTGGTGATCTGGGGTACGCGGGTGTCGCTGCTCGTGGGGCTGCTCGCCGCCGTGCTGTCGGTGGCGATCGGTGCCCTGATCGGAGTGACGGCGGGACATTTCCGGGGCTGGTACGCGACGGTGGTGATGCGGGTCACCGACTGGTTCCTGGTGATGCCCACGCTGGTCCTGGCGATCGCGCTGACCACCGTGATGTCCCGTTCGCTCGTCACGATCGTGGTGGCGATCGGGGTCACGACCTGGCCGACGACGGCCCGGCTGGTGCGCGCGCAGACCCTGGCGGTGGAGACCCGGCCGTACATCGAACGCGCGCGGGCGCTGGGCGGCGGCCACCGGCATGTGATGTCGCGCCATGTGCTGCCCCATGTGATGCCGCTGGTGCTGGCGCAGACGACCCTGATCATCTCCGCGGCGATCCTGGCGGAGGCGACCCTGGCGTTCCTCGGGCTGGGTGATCCGACGGTGGTGTCGTGGGGCGGGCTGCTGCAGGACGCGCGGGAAGCGGGTGCGATCAGCGCCGGGCACTGGTGGTACCTGGTACCGCCGGGCATCGCGATCGCCGTGGTGGCACTGGCGTTCACGCTCTGCGGGCGTGCCGTGGAGTCCGTCCTCAACCCCAGGCTGGGGGTGTCCCGTTGA
- a CDS encoding ABC transporter permease, with product MTADATSASVEGAREAAGPVKDGPAASRGPRARAATVYLRYMAGKVAGAAVSLLAVLVTSFFLFRLIPGDPVKFMTGGRQVSAEQLASYRREFGLDLPLWQQFTDYCGKALTGDLGTSYQFNAPVVDKITEALPNTLLLTGTAFVLYTALGIVLGTRSAWRHGRLGDRVNTGLALILYSIPSFWLGLLLITTLSVGIGPVPGLFPTGGMESGGEEGFAQVLDVAHHLVLPVVTLVAVEYGQTLLVTRSALLDEMGSDYLTTARAKGLRDDLVRRRHAVPNALLPTVTLIFINLGRTVAGVILVETVFSWPGLGGLFYQALSVPDLPLVQGLFFVFAAAVIVMNTLADLIYPLLDPRVGR from the coding sequence ATGACCGCCGACGCGACATCCGCTTCCGTCGAGGGCGCTCGGGAGGCCGCCGGTCCGGTGAAGGACGGACCGGCGGCCTCCCGCGGGCCGAGGGCCCGCGCCGCCACCGTGTATCTGCGGTACATGGCGGGCAAGGTGGCCGGCGCGGCCGTTTCCCTCCTGGCCGTCCTCGTGACCAGCTTCTTCCTCTTCCGGCTGATCCCGGGCGACCCGGTGAAGTTCATGACCGGCGGCCGTCAGGTGTCGGCCGAACAGCTCGCCTCCTATCGCCGGGAGTTCGGGCTGGACCTGCCGTTGTGGCAGCAGTTCACGGACTACTGCGGCAAGGCGCTGACGGGTGATCTGGGAACGTCGTACCAGTTCAACGCGCCGGTGGTCGACAAGATCACCGAGGCGCTGCCGAACACCCTGCTGCTCACCGGTACGGCCTTCGTCCTCTACACGGCGCTCGGCATCGTGCTCGGCACCCGGTCGGCGTGGCGGCACGGGAGGCTCGGGGACCGGGTCAACACAGGGCTGGCGCTGATCCTTTACTCCATCCCGTCCTTCTGGCTCGGGCTGCTGCTGATCACCACGCTGTCGGTGGGCATCGGGCCCGTTCCTGGGCTGTTCCCCACCGGCGGCATGGAGTCGGGCGGCGAGGAGGGCTTCGCCCAGGTCCTGGACGTGGCGCACCACTTGGTCCTGCCGGTGGTGACACTGGTGGCGGTGGAGTACGGGCAGACGCTGCTGGTGACGCGGTCGGCGCTGCTGGACGAGATGGGCAGCGACTATCTGACCACCGCGCGCGCCAAGGGGCTCCGTGACGACCTGGTCCGGCGCCGGCACGCGGTGCCCAACGCGCTGCTGCCGACGGTGACGCTGATCTTCATCAACCTCGGGCGGACGGTGGCGGGGGTGATCCTGGTGGAGACGGTCTTCTCCTGGCCGGGGCTCGGCGGGCTGTTCTACCAGGCGCTGAGCGTGCCCGATCTGCCGCTGGTCCAGGGGCTTTTCTTCGTGTTCGCCGCCGCGGTGATCGTGATGAACACGCTGGCCGATCTGATCTATCCGCTGCTCGATCCCCGGGTGGGCCGATGA